The DNA region CAACAAGGGTATCTATCCAGCTATGCGTCATCTGCACGTTTGTTATATATTGAAAACTTGCTGTTTCAACTTCACTCACAACTTTATTATTTTGATGGTTTCATTTTACCGTTCGACAGTTGGACGATCAAATCGATCGTCAATGCTCATCGGCATCCATTTTCTGGCAATGAAGTCTTTGAATTGATGGATATCGCTACAAAGAAGTTCGATCAAGATGGTGAAAAAGGCAGTTATAAAAATAAATTTACTGAAATTCATTACACGATTATTTTGAATCATATCGCTGAATTGAATGAAGAAAAAATAGCAATTGGCGTATACCACTCATTGAATCCTTCTATTGGCGAATTGGTGATCCAGCACCTGACTAACGTCTTAGGTCACAAATATCCAATCAAAGCAGAGGCATTTAAAGAGGAAAGTCACTATGATATACTGCTTTCTAATATATATACCGAAGTAATCGCTGAAAAACAGGAACTTGTTTATATTTTTTCAGATATCGGCAATAGTTATGATATGACAGAAATTGAACATTTAATTCTTCAACTGATCGATACACGCTAACCGATTACTTTTATATGCTACTCAATAGAGATTATAACAGAGAACGAAGTCTTTATGTTCTCTGTTTTCTTGTCGGGTACTAAATTAAATGAGAATATTTGATATCATTTAAAGAAAAAATCCAATTACTTTTCATTTTAAATAACATTTTTTCAAATTTACAAAAGTAAAAAAATAAAAAAGAACGATAGGAGCAGGCATGCTCAAGTCTATCGTTCTTTTTTTATTTTATCCAGCCAATAGTACTAAATGGCGCAAATCTGAAAGAAACGACTCCTTCGATAGCTTTTCCGTCAACTAGACCAAAAGCTCGACTATCGCTAGAATTGTTTCGATTATCTCCTAAAACAAAATAGTGACCTGTTGGAATTTTGTTTAATTGAGACATTTGTTCCAAACTTTCATCTGAAATATTGACTTTGATCGTTCCATCTGGCAATTCGCTGGCAGCAGACATTTCAGATTCTTTTGGTAAGGTCTCTGCCTGATGATTGATAAATAAGTCATTGCCTTCTGTCCAAACTAAATCTCCTGGCATTCCAATTACTCGTTTGACATATTGAAATTCACTTTTTACAGGTGGTTTGAAGGTAATGATCTCATATCTTTCTGGGATTTTGGTCCGACGAACGATCACTCGATCTTTATCCATCAAGGTTGGTTTCATTGAATCACCATCCACCATATGCGGGGATGTATTCAATATAAAAAAGAATACAAGTACTGCCACAAGTACGACAGGCAGCATAAATTTAATGATTTCGATTATATTCTCTTTTCTTTTTTTCTTTCTTCTTTTTTCGATTTCTTCTTTTGTTATTTTACGTTTTTTTCTTTTTTTGATTGGCGGTGTTACTATTTCAGCTGGATCACTTTGTCTTATTTTAGTATTTACAGCTTCTTTTTTTGGTTCCATTCTTGACTTTGTCTGTGGCTGTGGACGCTTCTTTTTTTGCTTAGATCGTTCTCTTGATTTATCGTCATTGTATTTACGGCGATTATTAGCCGGTCTTTTCTCTTTATTCATTTTTTGTTTTAATTGTTTTTTCAATCGACGAATGCGCCTTTTCAATTTATTCATGATTCACCTCAATTGATACCGATTATACTCTTTACTAAGAATAACAGACTGTTGTCTATTTTTCCATATAAACCCAACTAACATTCTTTCATTCATTTTCGATGATCAAAAGTGGTAAAAAAATGGATGGAACAAGATGCTAAAAAGCTTTGCCCCATCCATAACATATTATCTACCGAATACTAATTCCTGTCCTTCAATCAGGACGCTGCTGCTAAGTTGATTTTCATTCATTAATGTTTGGATTGATAAACCTGAATCCTGAGCAATTTCCCACAGTGTCTGTCCACTTTTGACGACATATACTTCCGAATCCTGCACGTTACTTTCAGCAGTAGATTCTGCTGGAGGTTCCGTCGATACGGCAGTAGGCGTCGGCGCTTCTACTTTTGTTTCTGATGAAGCTGTTTCTGGAACAGAAGCAGGCGCTACAGGCTGACTATCCGCAGTAACTGGCGTACTTCCTCCTGGTGAGGCGCCTAAAATCAATGAACTAGATAAGAAGTAAATTGCTGTACTAAACAATAATGCTGAAAAAACCAATAACAAACGATAATTTTTAGTGCTATGTTTTTTCATATTGTTCCTCCTCTCACTTCATCTATATAGATTAGTTATTCGCTTTATCTAAACGTGATAACTTACTTAGACGTTCTTCTAATTCACGATAAATCGTCATCACTTCGTTCTTAGACTCTTCAACTTCATTTGAAATATTCTTCGCGCGGTTACCGATGTTCAGCATTTCTAATTCAGCAGAGTTGATCATGTGTTTTGCTTCAACTTGCGCTTCATTGATGATTCTATTTGCTTCTTTCTTCGCAGAAACCATTACTTCACCGATTTCTTGTTGTGATTTCAAAGCTTCTTCTTGAAGAGATTGGTTTTTCAATAGTAGATCGTTGATTTGCTGTTTCGCTTGTAGCAGTTCTGCAAGCTGGTCACCTTTTACTTCGCCAGTTGCTGACATGCTGCGCATTGCTTCTAATTCTGCATTTAAGGTTTCAAGCTCTTCTTCTTTTTCTTTGTAGTTGCTTCTTAAAACAGCTAATTCAGATTCAAACACATTCTTCTGGATAGAATATTTATCATTCAATCCTTGAATTTGACCTAGATTAGTTTCTAATTCACTTTTGTCTTTTAAGACTGCTTCTAATTCTTTTTTCAGTTCTTCAACACGGCTGTTATCAACAGAAGAATCATTCGTTACTGCTAAAGAAATTTCTTTGTCTTTCAATTCTTGATTTTCTTGTTGTAAACGACGCATTTCTTCTTGAAGATCAGCAAGTTTTTGTGTCAATTCTTGATTTTCTTTATCAGTAGTTTGAAGTTTTTCATTCAATGATTCTAATTCCATCTTCACCGTCTCCAATGCTTCTTGTTTTTCTCCGATTGTTCCTCGGGCAGCTAATTCTGTTTGTAATTGGTTGATTTCTTGTTCTTTTTTAGTGATTTGTGTTTCTAATTCTGTTTCTTTTTCAAGTAATGCTGATTCTAGTTGAACGATACGTTCCTGACCTTTAGCATTCTCATCTTTCAGTTCACTGATTTGTGCATTTAAACGAGCGATTTCTTCTGCTCCGTCAGATGCTTCATTCACATCTTCTAATTCCAACAGTTCTGTTTCTTTTTGATTCAGCTGTGTTGCCAACTCATCATTTTGCTCTTTTAAAGCATCCAGCTCACTTTGATTGGTTTCAACTTTATGGACTAATTGTTTGTTTTGTTGAGACAAGCGGAAGTTTTCTTCTTTACTTTGTTCAAATTCTTCTTCCTGCATTCTGTATTCTTCGATCAGCTCTCTCAAGCGTGTGATCTCTTGTTCCTGCTCTGTTATCAGACTGCTGTTTGCTGTCGTTCTAACGGTTGTTGGTTGTTGCTCTGGTTCTGAATTGAAGTCTACATCCTGCGATAATTCTTCTTCAGAAACCTCATTGATTTTTTTTATTAAACGTCTTTTTGCCATGCGTGTACACCCCGTCTTTTATTTCTCTTACTCTTACTTGTCTAATGCAACTTTTTCTAAATTGTCTTCTTTCGTATTTCTTGAATAAACAATAGATTGTTTGGATAGCTTGCTTGATTTATCTCGATATGTAAAGGTGAAATCAATCATTGTGATTTCTTTTACCGGCTGTAATTCTTTGATAAAGGTTTCAACATTTTTCTCTGCCGTTTGGAAATCACTATAAGTTAGTACTGTTGAAAAAACTGCAATAGTCATTGTTTCTGTTTTTTGACTGATCATGATCGCTACATTTGATTCTCCGAAAAAGGGTTGCCATTCTCTCATAAATTGAAGTTCATAGTTGTCTAATGTTTTTGCATCACGACTTTCTATAACTTTTTTCCAAGAAAACTCACCTAATTTCAGCGTATTTTCTTTATAGTTTTCGATCCCAGTGCCAGAAGTTACACCTCTGGCATCTGAAATTTCTTCTATCTTAAATTCTAAGTCCTTATTATCTTTTCTCAAAGTATTTTGATTATACAAGATACCTAACAAGATTAAACAAAAAATAATTGCTGCGATCATTAAAAATAATAGTGAACGATTATTTTCCTGATGCTTATAAAAATTTATCTTGCGTTTCATTTTTGGACTATCAGAATCTAAGCTTTCCAACTGGAAACGAACATACAACTGATAACTGAAAAAAAGAAACAATAGTACTGTTAATACAAACATAAAAATCGTCATCAAATATAAACTCCTTCTATTCCTTAATAAAAAAACACTATATTTATCTATTTTTTTGAAAGTTACCCACTTTCTACCCAATTATACATAGTTTATTGTAACATTACGTCGCGTTATTGCCAACTTTTTTTTATAAACTCTGACATTTGTCAATAAAACAAGAACCTATCTAGAAAATTTTAGTATTTCTTTATTAATTTAACAAAAGAAAAGCACTTGATTGGCTTCAAATGCTCTTTCTTCTTTTATTTTATTTATATTTTTGTTTACTATTGTGGATGAGCTTAAAATAACAGCTTGTTCTAATGAGTTTGACCTACGCTTTCTCCGATGGCTCATCTAAGTATCTACTTTCAACAAATGTGACTTTTGTTTTATGTTTTCCTTTGAGAATGTATGACATGCTCAACGATATGTACCAAGATTTTCTTCTAGTTCTTCTTCATGAATTCCTACACTAACGCCCAATGCACGGTCGACAGAGTTCATGACTTCAATGCCTAAATGGCAAACTTTTTCTTTTAATCGTATTTTATCGATCGTACGTATTTGTTCCAATAAAATGACAGAATCTCTTTCAATCCCGGTTTCCTCAGAATTGATCCCTATATGTGTTGGTAATTTTGGCTTCGCCATTTTTGCCGTGATTGCTGCGACAATGATGGTCGGACTAAAATGATTACCTAAATTATTTTGTATGACTAGTACTGGACGTACTCCCCCTTGTTCTGATCCTACGACAGGGGATAAGTCTGCAAAATATATGTCACCCCTTTTGACCATTTGAAACCTCCTATTCTATTTGTACTCTCTTGGCAAGCGCTCAGAAAAAGTACATGCAACTTCATAATGGATCGTTTCTAATTTATCAGCCACCATCTGCATAGTGATCTCTTTCCCATGATCGTGCCCGATCAATGTCACTGTTGTTCCAACTGCAACTTGATTTGGCAATCTGATCATACATTGATCCATACAAATTCTACCAACGATTTCACACGCTTCTCCTTCTACCAGTACTGAAAAGCCAGTTAAATGTCTCAACCAGCCATCTGCATAACCGATGGGGACCGTTCCGATCCATTCATTTTCAGTCGTTGTATACGTATTGCCATATCCAATGCCTTCTCCTGCTGGAAGTTCCTTGACCTGTATCAGCTCTGATACTAAGGATAATGCTGGTTTTAGTGGATAAACCTCTGTCAGCTCATGACCAGAAGGATTTAATCCATATAGTCCAATCCCAAAACGAATCATGTTCCCTGCATGCTCAGGATGCCAAAATGCTGTAGCGCTATTGCTAGTATGAACATATCTTGGTAATTCATCTAAAACAGCTAGAACTTCTTTAAATCGTTGCTCCTGCTTTTGAAAGTAGCCAGTATCTTTCTCATCAGCTGTTGAAAAATGGGTAAATAGCCCTTCCCACAGCATTCTTTTTTCAGACTTCACCACTGTTACTGCTTTTTGAACCGTTTCTGGTGAAGTAAACCCTATACGTCCCATTCCCGTATCTACTTTTATATGTATTTTCAATGGTGTTTTTGCTTGCAGATGAATCAACTGCTCTTTCGCCTGCTCTAACCATTCTTGGGTTGCCGCGGTAACTGAGAGGTCATACTTTAGCAGCAAGTCTATGTAAAAAGTATCTACAACTCCTAAAATAAGGATCGGTTCTGTAATACCAGCTTCACGTAATTCGATTGCTTCGTCTAAAACAGCTACACAAAATCCTGTCGCGCCACCTTCAATAGCAGCTTTTGCTGTCTGGATCGCACCATGACCGTATCCATTTGCTTTTACAACAGCGAATAATTCTGTTCTGCTGGGCATTCGCTTGATTTCATTACGAACGTTTTGCTTTATTGCTTGTGTGTCAATCACTAACTTGGTTGGACGATGCCATCCTACAACCATATGTATCCTTCTTTCTTTTATAGTCGAACAAAAAATAAAACAATAACGTTTTTATTTCCTTCTTTGTTAAGGCTATTTATTCAGTGGATGCTAAAAATATTTAGCTGGATTCTAATATTATCTGTGCCACTGCGCTAGTTTCCGTATGTGAAATAGATACAAATACCTGCCCATCATGTGGCGACTTCGTCACTTTAGGGGCGCCATTTTTTTCTTTCAAGATTTCGATATCTTGTAATCCGACTGCTCCAATGCCAGTCCCCCAAGCTTTGGAGAATGCTTCTTTACAAGCAAAACGACCCGCTAAAAATTCAACTTGACGCTTATGAGGCAGTTCTTCAAAAAGAGCTTGTTCATTTTCAGTTAAAACTCTGTTCACAAAAGAAGACTTGCGTGTAATAATTTTTTCGATTCTTGAAAGTTCCACCATATCTATACCAATTCCTTTGATCATTCTTTCAAGCCCTCTTTTTATAATTTATAAATCACTCTTATTCTATCAAATTTTAGCAATTTTTCCACACAATAATTGAAAAATTAATAAAAAGATGCAACAAAGCTTAAACGCCTTGCTGCACCTGAACGAAATTTATTAAATGATTAAATAGAAATGGTTTATTTCTATTTTTCAGCTTTCGTAGTTTTATTATTTTGAATTGTCTCTAATAACAAAGCTGCGTTTTTTATCATTATGTCTTTTGGCTGAACGGTTATCTTTATTTTTGTTGTAACCACCGTGATTACTGTTACCGCCGCCAGTACCTTTATTGTTTTTGTTGCCGCCGCGATATCCGCCATTTTTGTTACGGTTGCGATTATTACCGCCACCACGGCTATTTTTGTTGAAGCCTTTTTTAGTTGAAGGTAATGGGCGTTCTGGGGTGATTTTTACTGGTACAGCATCAGATGGGTCTTTAGAAATTGTTTTTAGTAATAATGCAGCCAAGTCTTCAGCAGAATATTTTTCTAAAAGATTTGCAGCTGATGGTAAATAATTTTCCAAGCCGTTTTCTTCTAGTTTTTCTTCAACAGTCTCGATTGCAGCACCTAGTTGCCCTTTGAAAGCTTCTTTTTCACTTGGCGGACGTAATGGTGTCATACGTTTTTTCGTTAAATCCTCAATGACATGTAAGTAGCCCATTTCGTTTGGTGTAACGAAAGTAACAGACATACCGCCTTTACCAGCACGGCCTGTACGGCCGATACGGTGAACATAGCTTTCAGGATCTTGCGGAATATCGTAGTTGTAAACATGAGTCACACCAGAAATATCTAGGCCTCGAGCAGCCACATCTGTCGCAACTAGGATATCTAAACTACCATTTTTAAATGAACGCAATACGCTCATACGTTTTTGTTGAGACAAATCGCCATGAATACCTTCTGCTTTATAACCACGCGCCTCAAGCCCACGTGCCAATTCATCTACACGACGTTTTGTACGACCAAAAACAATTGTCAATTCTGGTGTTTGTACATCT from Enterococcus sp. 9D6_DIV0238 includes:
- the cshA gene encoding degradosome RNA helicase CshA, yielding MKFRELGLSPELLSAIERSGFEEATPIQEETIPLAIEGKDVIGQAQTGTGKTAAFGLPMLQKIDTSNRVLQGIVIAPTRELAIQTQEELFRLGRDKKIRVQAVYGGADIGRQIRGLKDNPHIVVGTPGRLLDHINRRTLKLETIETLVLDEADEMLNMGFLEDIEKIISKIPSERQTLLFSATMPPAIKNIGVKFMKQPEHVKIKAKEMTADLIDQYYVRSKDFEKFDIMTRLLDVQTPELTIVFGRTKRRVDELARGLEARGYKAEGIHGDLSQQKRMSVLRSFKNGSLDILVATDVAARGLDISGVTHVYNYDIPQDPESYVHRIGRTGRAGKGGMSVTFVTPNEMGYLHVIEDLTKKRMTPLRPPSEKEAFKGQLGAAIETVEEKLEENGLENYLPSAANLLEKYSAEDLAALLLKTISKDPSDAVPVKITPERPLPSTKKGFNKNSRGGGNNRNRNKNGGYRGGNKNNKGTGGGNSNHGGYNKNKDNRSAKRHNDKKRSFVIRDNSK
- the alr gene encoding alanine racemase translates to MVVGWHRPTKLVIDTQAIKQNVRNEIKRMPSRTELFAVVKANGYGHGAIQTAKAAIEGGATGFCVAVLDEAIELREAGITEPILILGVVDTFYIDLLLKYDLSVTAATQEWLEQAKEQLIHLQAKTPLKIHIKVDTGMGRIGFTSPETVQKAVTVVKSEKRMLWEGLFTHFSTADEKDTGYFQKQEQRFKEVLAVLDELPRYVHTSNSATAFWHPEHAGNMIRFGIGLYGLNPSGHELTEVYPLKPALSLVSELIQVKELPAGEGIGYGNTYTTTENEWIGTVPIGYADGWLRHLTGFSVLVEGEACEIVGRICMDQCMIRLPNQVAVGTTVTLIGHDHGKEITMQMVADKLETIHYEVACTFSERLPREYK
- a CDS encoding LysM peptidoglycan-binding domain-containing protein; translated protein: MKKHSTKNYRLLLVFSALLFSTAIYFLSSSLILGASPGGSTPVTADSQPVAPASVPETASSETKVEAPTPTAVSTEPPAESTAESNVQDSEVYVVKSGQTLWEIAQDSGLSIQTLMNENQLSSSVLIEGQELVFGR
- the lepB gene encoding signal peptidase I, with the translated sequence MNKLKRRIRRLKKQLKQKMNKEKRPANNRRKYNDDKSRERSKQKKKRPQPQTKSRMEPKKEAVNTKIRQSDPAEIVTPPIKKRKKRKITKEEIEKRRKKKRKENIIEIIKFMLPVVLVAVLVFFFILNTSPHMVDGDSMKPTLMDKDRVIVRRTKIPERYEIITFKPPVKSEFQYVKRVIGMPGDLVWTEGNDLFINHQAETLPKESEMSAASELPDGTIKVNISDESLEQMSQLNKIPTGHYFVLGDNRNNSSDSRAFGLVDGKAIEGVVSFRFAPFSTIGWIK
- the acpS gene encoding holo-ACP synthase, giving the protein MIKGIGIDMVELSRIEKIITRKSSFVNRVLTENEQALFEELPHKRQVEFLAGRFACKEAFSKAWGTGIGAVGLQDIEILKEKNGAPKVTKSPHDGQVFVSISHTETSAVAQIILESS
- a CDS encoding type II toxin-antitoxin system PemK/MazF family toxin, whose amino-acid sequence is MVKRGDIYFADLSPVVGSEQGGVRPVLVIQNNLGNHFSPTIIVAAITAKMAKPKLPTHIGINSEETGIERDSVILLEQIRTIDKIRLKEKVCHLGIEVMNSVDRALGVSVGIHEEELEENLGTYR